In the genome of Deinococcus seoulensis, one region contains:
- a CDS encoding MarR family winged helix-turn-helix transcriptional regulator, whose product MSAATSPYPDPGTGPGDPGDALYLLVRTTLRFSRRFKHALDEPLERALGLNTKELLVLASIMDGYDTPGAVAARQNLPAPTVTRIVTKLVGAGLVQRVTDPADLRLQRLQLTPQGEATRARTRATGQDIVQAHFGHLPPEKVQAALNALNALDEALNASPAPTGERA is encoded by the coding sequence ATGAGTGCTGCGACCTCCCCCTACCCCGACCCCGGCACCGGCCCGGGCGACCCCGGCGACGCCCTGTACCTGCTGGTGCGCACCACCCTGCGCTTCTCACGGCGCTTCAAGCACGCGCTGGACGAACCGCTGGAACGCGCCCTGGGCCTGAACACCAAGGAACTGCTGGTGCTGGCCAGCATCATGGACGGCTATGACACGCCCGGCGCGGTCGCTGCCCGCCAGAACCTGCCCGCCCCCACCGTGACCCGCATCGTGACCAAACTGGTCGGCGCGGGCCTCGTGCAGCGCGTCACGGACCCCGCCGACCTGCGCCTGCAACGCCTGCAACTCACCCCGCAGGGCGAGGCGACCCGCGCCCGCACCCGCGCCACCGGCCAGGACATCGTGCAGGCCCACTTCGGACACCTGCCCCCGGAAAAAGTCCAGGCCGCACTGAACGCCCTGAACGCCCTGGACGAAGCGCTGAACGCCTCACCCGCCCCCACCGGAGAACGCGCATGA
- a CDS encoding NUDIX domain-containing protein: protein MTFHLVAWAVLLDGQGRVLLGRRSGASYADGLWGLPGGHVEAGETLAGAAAREAAEEVGVSLDPAALACLGVARYDLDGSQGLDVFFEARTWVGTPRPLEKTSEVGWFDPGDLPDDALPWLGRALALHLLGGVRLAEQVDGMAQVQALRVASPAR, encoded by the coding sequence GTGACGTTTCATCTGGTGGCCTGGGCGGTGCTGCTGGACGGTCAGGGGCGGGTGCTGCTGGGGCGGCGCAGCGGCGCGTCGTACGCGGACGGCCTGTGGGGGCTGCCGGGCGGGCATGTGGAGGCGGGAGAGACCCTGGCGGGCGCGGCGGCGCGTGAGGCGGCCGAGGAGGTGGGCGTGAGCCTGGACCCGGCGGCGCTGGCCTGCCTGGGCGTGGCCCGCTACGACCTGGACGGTTCACAGGGGCTGGACGTGTTCTTCGAGGCGCGCACCTGGGTGGGAACGCCGCGCCCGCTGGAGAAGACCTCGGAGGTGGGGTGGTTCGACCCCGGGGACCTGCCGGACGACGCGCTGCCCTGGCTGGGGCGTGCGCTGGCGTTGCATCTGCTGGGCGGTGTGCGGCTGGCCGAGCAGGTGGACGGCATGGCGCAGGTGCAGGCGCTGCGGGTGGCGAGTCCGGCCCGGTAG
- a CDS encoding NUDIX domain-containing protein has product MRNLLVWVVVQDERGRVLLGRRDGSAYGHGLWGLPGGQVEPGEGLPEAAAREVWEEVGLTLDPTGLRVLGVRRYEVDGAQGTDFLFRAPDWVGVPQPLHKTSEVAWFAPGDLPDDALPWLAPLLDAHLNRGVFVTEQLSDVRQARGIA; this is encoded by the coding sequence ATGCGGAATCTGCTGGTGTGGGTGGTCGTGCAGGATGAGCGGGGCCGGGTGCTGCTGGGCCGCCGGGACGGGTCGGCGTACGGGCACGGGTTGTGGGGCCTGCCGGGCGGTCAGGTGGAGCCGGGCGAGGGTCTGCCCGAGGCGGCGGCGCGTGAGGTCTGGGAGGAGGTGGGGCTGACCCTGGACCCGACCGGCCTGCGGGTGCTGGGCGTGCGGAGGTACGAGGTGGACGGCGCGCAGGGCACGGACTTCCTGTTCCGTGCGCCGGACTGGGTGGGCGTGCCGCAGCCGCTGCACAAGACCTCCGAGGTCGCGTGGTTCGCGCCGGGTGACCTGCCGGACGACGCGTTGCCGTGGCTGGCGCCGCTGCTGGACGCGCACCTGAACCGGGGTGTGTTCGTGACCGAGCAGCTGTCCGACGTGCGGCAGGCGCGGGGGATCGCGTGA
- a CDS encoding thiamine ABC transporter substrate-binding protein, which yields MQTKLTVLAALALASAASAQATLTVITHDSFDVDRKLIAAFETQNRAKVRFIKGGDAGELLNRLILTRRAPIADVVYGLDNSLLPRARQADLLQPYKSPALSRVPAAYRLSEDGLLNTVDYGFVALNYDRAWFEKNKVALPKSLDDLKTPTYARLTVVQSPATSSPGLAFLLATVNHYGEAGAWNWWRAARAGGMKVTRGWSDAYYKDFTRNGGRYPIVLSYASSPAAEVFYADGFNPTKLPTQAPTANLFLPGSTYTQLEGVGILKGSKQTTLARKFVDFMLSAPVQTDIPTRMWIYPAVKGTPLNPVFTFAQEPQPTPIKTEVAANPQRLVDAWITQVLRAR from the coding sequence ATGCAGACCAAACTGACCGTACTTGCCGCACTTGCCCTTGCCAGCGCCGCCAGCGCCCAGGCCACCCTGACCGTCATCACGCACGACTCCTTCGACGTGGACAGGAAGCTGATCGCCGCGTTCGAGACGCAGAACCGGGCGAAGGTGCGCTTCATCAAGGGCGGCGACGCCGGGGAACTCCTGAACCGCCTGATCCTCACCCGCCGCGCCCCGATTGCCGACGTGGTGTACGGCCTGGACAACAGCCTGCTGCCCCGCGCCCGACAGGCCGACCTCCTCCAGCCCTACAAAAGCCCCGCACTAAGCCGAGTGCCCGCCGCGTACCGCCTGAGCGAGGACGGCCTGCTGAACACCGTCGACTACGGCTTCGTCGCCCTGAACTACGACCGCGCATGGTTCGAGAAGAACAAGGTCGCCCTGCCAAAAAGCCTCGACGACCTGAAAACCCCCACCTACGCGCGACTGACCGTCGTGCAGAGCCCCGCCACCAGCAGCCCCGGCCTCGCGTTCCTGCTCGCCACCGTCAACCACTACGGCGAAGCAGGCGCCTGGAACTGGTGGCGCGCCGCCCGCGCCGGAGGCATGAAAGTCACACGCGGCTGGAGCGACGCCTACTACAAGGACTTCACCCGCAACGGCGGCCGCTACCCCATCGTCCTCAGTTACGCCAGCAGCCCCGCCGCCGAAGTCTTCTACGCCGACGGCTTCAACCCCACCAAACTCCCCACGCAGGCCCCCACCGCCAACCTCTTCCTGCCCGGCAGCACCTACACCCAACTTGAAGGCGTCGGCATCCTCAAAGGCAGCAAACAGACCACCCTGGCCCGCAAATTCGTGGACTTCATGCTGAGCGCACCCGTCCAGACCGACATCCCCACCCGCATGTGGATCTACCCCGCCGTGAAAGGCACACCCCTGAACCCCGTGTTCACCTTCGCGCAGGAACCCCAGCCCACCCCCATCAAGACCGAAGTCGCCGCCAACCCCCAACGCCTCGTGGACGCCTGGATCACACAGGTCCTCCGGGCACGATGA
- a CDS encoding ABC transporter permease, producing the protein MTPSRLQGWLLAVPGLIFVAVFLVLPLARTLSEGGVNLSVWADPYFQGRLWWTLAQAGVTTLAALLVGVPLAFLLSRFEVRGKALFLRLLLLPFVTPTLVAVLGISALLGPQGWVTQLTGVDLSDTPALLLLGNLFFNLPVMVRLGYAGFSRVPVNAVGAARSLGASAWRAALGVALPLALPGVLAGAVLVFLYSALSFGLPLALGGERYGTLEVEIYTLTALQLRLSEASALIVGQLLLTLVATAAYVRLSAGGVGVAAGGLPGARGGARAALLGLGALVVVVCFAPLLAVVVRGLLGSGGPTLAYWQAILADPDTPLLAWNTVRFGLLALLGAGVLGGLYALGAWRARSRVLDLISLLPLMVSPVSLAVGYLLAFPALAATLPMLIAAYTLLALPLVVRSVLPALRAIPPRLHEAARSLGASRGAAFRSVTFPLAFPALRGGGALALATVLGEFGATLVLSRPEWATLSTGLYERLGRPGERNLGEACALATALLLLSTLAFTLLDGGEGEVT; encoded by the coding sequence ATGACCCCTTCACGCCTGCAAGGCTGGCTCCTGGCCGTTCCCGGCCTGATCTTCGTGGCCGTGTTCCTCGTGCTGCCGCTGGCCCGGACGCTGTCGGAGGGCGGCGTGAACCTGTCGGTGTGGGCGGACCCGTACTTTCAGGGTCGGTTGTGGTGGACGCTGGCGCAGGCGGGCGTGACGACGCTGGCGGCGCTGCTGGTGGGGGTGCCGCTGGCGTTCCTGCTGTCGCGGTTCGAGGTGCGGGGGAAGGCGTTGTTCCTGCGGCTGTTGCTGCTGCCGTTCGTGACGCCGACGCTGGTGGCGGTGCTGGGAATCAGTGCGCTGCTGGGGCCGCAGGGGTGGGTGACGCAGCTGACGGGCGTGGACCTGAGTGACACGCCGGCGCTGCTGCTGCTGGGAAACCTGTTTTTTAACCTGCCGGTGATGGTGCGGCTGGGGTATGCGGGGTTCTCGCGGGTGCCGGTGAACGCGGTGGGCGCGGCGCGGTCGCTGGGTGCCTCGGCGTGGCGGGCGGCGCTGGGGGTGGCGTTGCCGCTGGCGTTGCCGGGCGTGCTGGCGGGGGCGGTGCTGGTGTTCCTGTACTCGGCGTTGAGTTTCGGCCTACCGCTGGCGCTGGGTGGCGAGCGGTACGGGACGCTGGAGGTGGAGATCTACACGCTGACGGCCCTGCAACTGCGCCTTTCGGAGGCGAGTGCGCTGATCGTGGGGCAACTGCTGTTGACGCTGGTGGCGACGGCCGCGTACGTGCGCTTATCGGCGGGCGGGGTGGGCGTGGCGGCGGGCGGACTGCCGGGAGCACGGGGTGGGGCGCGGGCGGCGCTGCTGGGCCTGGGGGCGCTGGTGGTCGTGGTGTGCTTCGCGCCGCTGCTGGCGGTCGTGGTGCGGGGTCTGCTGGGGTCCGGCGGCCCGACCCTTGCTTACTGGCAGGCGATCCTGGCCGACCCGGACACGCCGCTGCTGGCGTGGAACACCGTGCGCTTCGGGCTGCTGGCGCTGCTGGGCGCGGGCGTGCTGGGCGGCCTGTACGCGCTGGGCGCGTGGCGGGCGCGTTCGCGGGTGCTGGACCTGATCTCGCTGCTGCCGCTGATGGTCTCGCCGGTCAGTCTGGCGGTCGGGTACCTGCTGGCGTTCCCGGCGCTGGCCGCCACGCTGCCCATGCTGATCGCGGCGTACACGCTGCTGGCGCTGCCACTGGTGGTGCGCTCGGTCCTCCCGGCCCTGCGGGCCATTCCGCCCCGCCTGCACGAGGCGGCGCGGTCCCTGGGCGCCTCGCGCGGCGCGGCGTTCCGTTCGGTCACATTCCCGCTGGCGTTCCCGGCCCTGCGGGGCGGCGGGGCGCTGGCCCTGGCGACCGTGCTGGGCGAGTTCGGCGCGACCCTGGTCCTCTCCCGTCCCGAATGGGCGACCCTGAGTACCGGCCTGTACGAACGGCTGGGCCGCCCCGGCGAACGCAACCTGGGTGAAGCCTGCGCGCTGGCGACCGCGCTGCTGCTGCTGTCCACCCTGGCCTTCACGCTGCTGGACGGCGGCGAGGGCGAGGTCACGTGA
- a CDS encoding ABC transporter ATP-binding protein: MPDPSPALSLRDIQKSFGGVQAVRGVSLDVAAGETVALLGPSGCGKSTVLRVVAGLERPDAGSVAVAGRDVTALPPEARHVGLVFQDYALFPHLSVLGNVAYGPRVRGAGRGVAEARAREALALVDLPGLEARRVAQLSGGQAQRVALARALATGSPLLLLDEPMSNLDERLRAELREGLRALFARVGAGVLLVTHDQREARSLAGRVAVMRAGELVQVGGAEEVFAWPASAWVAAFLGESNLLPDGPGWVRFVPEGALRPGVGEAWPVTARHSVEGGVQVTVTHGWGPLTLTLSAREAAALDGSTLRLSVDESGVRRLPEDRA, translated from the coding sequence ATGCCTGATCCTTCCCCTGCCCTGTCCCTGCGCGACATTCAGAAATCGTTCGGTGGGGTGCAGGCGGTGCGGGGTGTGTCTCTGGACGTGGCAGCGGGTGAGACGGTGGCGCTGCTGGGTCCGAGCGGCTGCGGCAAGAGCACGGTGCTGCGGGTCGTGGCAGGCCTGGAGCGGCCGGATGCGGGGTCGGTTGCGGTGGCGGGCCGGGACGTGACGGCCCTGCCGCCGGAGGCGCGGCACGTGGGGCTGGTGTTTCAGGATTACGCGTTGTTCCCGCATCTGAGTGTGCTGGGGAACGTGGCGTACGGGCCGCGCGTGCGGGGGGCGGGGCGTGGGGTGGCGGAGGCGCGGGCGCGGGAGGCGCTGGCGCTGGTGGACCTGCCGGGGTTGGAGGCGCGGCGGGTCGCGCAGCTGTCGGGGGGGCAGGCGCAGCGGGTGGCGCTGGCGCGGGCGCTGGCGACGGGTTCGCCGCTGCTGCTGCTGGATGAGCCGATGTCGAACCTGGACGAGCGGCTGCGCGCGGAGTTGCGTGAGGGGTTGCGGGCGTTGTTCGCGCGGGTAGGGGCGGGGGTGCTGCTGGTCACGCATGATCAGCGGGAGGCGCGGTCCCTGGCGGGGCGGGTGGCGGTCATGCGGGCGGGGGAACTGGTGCAGGTGGGGGGGGCGGAGGAGGTGTTCGCGTGGCCTGCGTCGGCGTGGGTGGCGGCGTTTCTGGGAGAGTCGAACCTGCTGCCGGACGGGCCGGGCTGGGTGCGCTTCGTGCCGGAGGGGGCGCTGCGGCCCGGTGTGGGCGAGGCGTGGCCGGTGACGGCGCGCCATTCGGTGGAGGGGGGCGTGCAGGTGACGGTCACGCACGGGTGGGGGCCGCTGACCCTGACGCTGAGTGCGCGGGAGGCGGCCGCGCTGGACGGGAGCACGCTGCGCCTGAGCGTGGATGAATCGGGTGTGCGGCGCCTGCCGGAGGACCGGGCGTGA
- a CDS encoding thiamine diphosphokinase — protein MIAWVLVGGRLVDSPLLAALPRPDIVVAADGGARHAALLGMWGVGVRVDVWVGDFDSSAGVFVDAPREVHPAAKDETDAELAIRVARARGATELVLLGAFGGRFDHTLALALLALRLTEREALRVTLTSGDEWGWPLTPASPLSLEVPPGATLSVLAISDLRGLSLGGVRWPLDNADIPLGSGWTVSNEAPGGTVTASLLGGRALLTLLPSLPESV, from the coding sequence GTGATCGCGTGGGTGCTGGTGGGGGGGCGGCTGGTGGATTCACCGTTGCTGGCGGCGCTGCCCCGTCCGGATATCGTGGTCGCGGCGGATGGTGGGGCGCGGCACGCGGCGCTGCTGGGCATGTGGGGCGTTGGCGTGCGGGTGGACGTGTGGGTGGGTGATTTCGACTCGTCAGCGGGCGTGTTCGTGGACGCGCCGCGTGAGGTGCACCCGGCAGCGAAGGATGAGACGGACGCGGAACTGGCGATCCGGGTGGCGCGCGCGCGGGGCGCGACGGAACTGGTGCTGCTGGGCGCGTTCGGGGGCCGCTTCGATCACACGCTGGCGCTGGCGCTGCTGGCCCTGCGCCTGACGGAACGCGAGGCGTTGCGCGTGACCCTGACCAGCGGGGACGAGTGGGGCTGGCCCCTCACACCTGCCTCTCCCCTCTCTCTGGAGGTGCCGCCGGGCGCGACCCTGAGCGTGCTGGCCATCTCGGACCTGCGGGGCCTGAGCCTGGGCGGGGTGCGCTGGCCGCTGGACAACGCGGATATTCCGCTGGGGAGCGGATGGACGGTCAGCAACGAGGCGCCGGGCGGCACCGTGACCGCGTCGCTGCTGGGGGGCCGCGCGCTGCTGACGCTGCTGCCCTCCCTGCCAGAGTCCGTATAA
- a CDS encoding alpha/beta hydrolase: MMRSLNASLLAALALAACSRTPVPAETRAQDTRTFTAITPTLTATPGADLYQGTMDGIRGKAAYAIEVPANWNKQLIMYTHGYAGDGPDLRVQTPALRAYWLSLGYAWAASSYSSNYYDVQAGVEDTNALANSFSTLTGGKYAQPSKNIIMGFSMGGHVAAAAVEKETAQTAKNRTKYVAAMPACGVMDEEYEFQWLGDYTLVAAQLAGLGPKAFPQGTDTYKALLPDILNANFSSYSGALWQENATQGAKLREIARNLTGGDRPVFNLGFRVAALQGAVFSTGGSDGTVTGILPRNIYGNATTTYRWTTGATPTPAEMAFNASILRVTPAKDPNPALPDRVRYLPRVNGEVSVPVLTLHTTGDFYVPFRHQQLYRAAMTAAGNGDRLVQRAVRAPGHCDFTAAELVEGFNDLVKWEATGVKPAGDDVTTPAVADPNYGCTFTRGTRPGVDACPAN; this comes from the coding sequence ATGATGCGTTCCCTGAACGCCAGTCTGCTCGCGGCCCTTGCCCTCGCCGCGTGCTCCCGCACGCCCGTCCCCGCCGAAACCCGCGCGCAGGACACCCGCACCTTTACGGCCATCACGCCCACCCTGACCGCCACGCCCGGCGCGGACCTGTACCAGGGCACCATGGACGGCATTCGCGGCAAGGCCGCCTACGCCATTGAGGTGCCCGCCAACTGGAACAAGCAGCTCATCATGTACACCCACGGGTACGCCGGAGACGGCCCGGACCTGCGCGTGCAGACCCCCGCCCTGCGCGCCTACTGGCTGAGCCTCGGGTACGCCTGGGCCGCCAGCTCCTACTCCTCGAACTACTACGACGTGCAGGCCGGCGTGGAAGACACCAACGCCCTGGCCAACAGCTTCAGCACCCTGACCGGCGGCAAGTACGCGCAACCCAGCAAGAACATCATCATGGGCTTCAGCATGGGCGGCCACGTCGCCGCCGCCGCCGTCGAGAAGGAAACCGCGCAGACCGCGAAAAACAGAACCAAGTACGTCGCCGCGATGCCCGCCTGCGGCGTCATGGACGAGGAGTACGAATTCCAGTGGCTGGGCGACTACACCCTGGTCGCCGCGCAACTCGCGGGCCTGGGACCCAAGGCCTTCCCGCAGGGTACCGACACGTACAAGGCCCTGCTGCCCGACATCCTGAACGCCAACTTCAGCTCGTACAGCGGCGCACTCTGGCAGGAGAACGCCACGCAGGGCGCCAAACTCCGCGAGATCGCCCGCAACCTCACGGGCGGCGACCGGCCCGTCTTCAACCTCGGCTTCCGCGTGGCGGCCCTCCAGGGCGCCGTGTTCAGCACCGGCGGCTCGGACGGCACCGTGACCGGCATCCTGCCCCGCAACATCTACGGGAACGCCACCACCACCTACCGCTGGACGACCGGCGCCACCCCCACCCCCGCCGAGATGGCCTTCAACGCCAGCATCCTGCGCGTCACACCCGCCAAGGACCCCAACCCCGCCCTGCCGGACCGCGTCCGCTACCTGCCGCGCGTGAACGGCGAGGTCAGCGTGCCCGTCCTGACCCTGCACACCACCGGCGACTTCTACGTGCCCTTCCGGCACCAGCAGTTGTACCGCGCCGCCATGACCGCCGCCGGGAACGGTGACCGTCTCGTGCAGCGCGCCGTCCGCGCCCCCGGACACTGCGACTTCACGGCCGCAGAACTCGTCGAGGGCTTTAACGACCTTGTGAAATGGGAAGCGACCGGCGTGAAACCCGCCGGGGACGACGTCACCACCCCCGCCGTTGCCGACCCCAACTACGGCTGCACATTCACCCGCGGCACCCGCCCCGGCGTGGACGCCTGCCCCGCCAACTGA
- the hemL gene encoding glutamate-1-semialdehyde 2,1-aminomutase, with product MKTELDSAVLPAPTAQSEALFARARAVTPGGVNSPVRAFRSVGGTPRFIASAQGAYLTDADGTRYLDYIGSWGPMILGHNLPAVREAVADALQFGTSFGAPGEREVLLAEQVTRLTGVDRVRFVSSGTEATMSALRLARGVTGRKFILKFRGNYHGHADGLLVEAGSGLMTNEGHLGAAAPSSAGVPEEYARLTLVSEYNDPQALEALMAERGHELAAVIFEPVVGNAGVLVPTPEFLAALHRVKDHGALLIADEVMTGFRLSLNGATGLLGLQPDLICWGKIIGGGLPVGAYGGRADVMDFVSPQGPVYQAGTLSGNPLAMAAGLATLTALENDPGLYARLDAYTAQLASGLKAAAQVAGVPVSVNRVGSMLTAFHQDVPDGSVRTYTDAARSDTAAFARWFQGMLARGVYWAPSQFESIFVSGAHGDAELNATLEAAQAAYRDLGGRDLGTHEQGGGA from the coding sequence ATGAAGACTGAGCTTGATTCTGCCGTCCTGCCCGCGCCGACCGCGCAGTCCGAGGCGCTGTTCGCGCGGGCGCGCGCCGTCACGCCCGGCGGAGTGAACAGCCCGGTGCGGGCCTTCCGCAGCGTGGGCGGCACGCCGCGTTTCATTGCCAGCGCGCAGGGCGCGTACCTGACGGACGCGGACGGCACCCGTTACCTGGATTACATCGGGTCGTGGGGGCCGATGATCCTGGGGCACAACCTGCCCGCCGTGCGCGAGGCGGTCGCGGACGCCCTGCAGTTCGGCACGAGTTTCGGCGCGCCCGGCGAACGCGAGGTGCTGCTGGCCGAGCAGGTCACGCGCCTGACCGGCGTGGACCGCGTGCGTTTCGTCAGCAGCGGCACCGAGGCGACCATGAGTGCGCTGCGGCTGGCGCGCGGCGTGACGGGCCGCAAGTTCATCCTGAAATTCCGGGGGAACTACCACGGGCACGCGGACGGCCTGCTGGTCGAGGCCGGGAGCGGCCTGATGACGAACGAGGGGCACCTGGGCGCGGCGGCCCCCAGCAGCGCGGGCGTGCCCGAGGAGTACGCGCGCCTGACGCTGGTCAGCGAGTACAACGACCCGCAGGCGCTCGAGGCCCTGATGGCCGAGCGGGGGCACGAGCTGGCGGCCGTGATCTTCGAGCCGGTCGTGGGGAACGCCGGGGTGCTGGTGCCCACGCCGGAATTCCTGGCGGCGCTGCACCGCGTCAAGGATCACGGCGCACTGCTGATCGCCGATGAGGTCATGACCGGGTTCCGCCTGTCCCTGAACGGCGCGACCGGGCTGCTGGGCCTGCAACCGGACCTGATCTGCTGGGGCAAGATCATCGGCGGGGGCCTGCCGGTCGGCGCGTATGGCGGCCGGGCCGACGTGATGGACTTCGTGTCGCCGCAGGGGCCGGTGTATCAGGCGGGCACGCTCAGCGGGAACCCGCTGGCGATGGCGGCGGGCCTGGCGACCCTGACGGCCCTGGAGAACGACCCGGGCCTGTACGCGCGGCTGGACGCCTACACGGCGCAGCTGGCCTCGGGCCTGAAGGCGGCGGCGCAGGTGGCGGGCGTGCCGGTCAGCGTGAACCGGGTGGGCAGCATGCTCACGGCGTTCCATCAGGACGTCCCGGACGGGAGCGTGCGCACGTACACCGACGCGGCCCGCAGCGACACGGCCGCCTTCGCCCGCTGGTTCCAGGGGATGCTGGCGCGCGGCGTGTACTGGGCGCCCAGCCAGTTCGAGAGCATCTTCGTGAGCGGCGCACACGGCGACGCGGAACTGAACGCCACGCTGGAGGCCGCGCAGGCCGCGTACCGTGACCTTGGGGGCCGTGACCTGGGAACGCATGAACAGGGAGGCGGCGCATGA
- a CDS encoding CoA-binding protein produces the protein MTLLTQTAQIVNVLSTHKVIAVVGFHHDSVKPAYYVPEYMHRQGYTIIPVNPALAARGESYFGHRAVSTLAEIGVPVDIVDIFRRSDKVRLHVPDILAMAPPPKVVWMQLGIRDDAVAAELSKCGIDVVQDRCLLADHRALL, from the coding sequence ATGACCCTCCTGACGCAGACGGCGCAGATCGTGAACGTCCTGAGCACCCACAAGGTGATCGCGGTGGTCGGCTTTCACCATGACAGCGTGAAACCCGCGTACTACGTTCCGGAGTACATGCACCGCCAGGGGTACACCATCATTCCCGTGAACCCGGCGCTGGCCGCGCGCGGCGAGAGTTACTTCGGGCACCGCGCGGTGTCCACCCTCGCCGAGATCGGGGTGCCGGTGGACATCGTGGACATCTTCCGCCGCAGCGACAAGGTGAGGCTGCACGTGCCGGACATCCTGGCGATGGCGCCGCCCCCGAAGGTCGTGTGGATGCAACTGGGCATCCGGGACGACGCCGTGGCCGCCGAACTGAGCAAGTGCGGGATCGACGTGGTGCAGGACCGCTGCCTGCTCGCGGATCACCGCGCGCTGCTGTGA
- a CDS encoding NAD(P)/FAD-dependent oxidoreductase has product MTQADVLVVGAGLGGLAFAQDAARAGLRVALLDKARGVSGRAATRRVTLPDGPEVRLDHGARFFTARSDRARTLAEGGVRDGWNAVWTRGVARWQAGQVTLPDDGHPRYAPPAGMSALGRTLARGLDVKTGVTVTSLERLNATQGGGWRVHSREGQAWDAARLILNVPAPQLLALLATLDPGSPDAVPAVLHGHDSGEAARQAGPVTYDPCWAAGVILHQDVPADWRALRPDHPVLEWIAREHTKRPDGAPPALTLHATPAWTRANLERTPEQVLPDLLAAAQDILGPLDAAQAFAHRWRYSIPAVTAPGPCHWDADLNLGWCGDWFTPDPHGPRVESALLSGWALARRVTGTD; this is encoded by the coding sequence ATGACGCAGGCAGACGTGCTGGTGGTCGGCGCGGGCCTGGGCGGGCTGGCGTTCGCGCAGGACGCCGCCCGCGCGGGCCTGCGCGTGGCGCTGCTGGACAAGGCGCGCGGCGTGTCCGGCCGGGCCGCCACCCGCCGCGTGACCCTCCCGGACGGGCCGGAGGTGCGCCTGGATCACGGGGCGCGCTTCTTCACGGCCCGCAGCGACCGCGCCCGCACCCTGGCCGAGGGCGGCGTGCGGGACGGCTGGAACGCCGTGTGGACGCGCGGCGTGGCCCGCTGGCAGGCCGGACAGGTCACCCTGCCGGACGACGGTCATCCCCGCTACGCCCCCCCGGCCGGCATGAGCGCGCTGGGCCGCACCCTGGCACGCGGCCTGGACGTGAAAACGGGCGTGACCGTCACCAGCCTGGAACGCCTGAACGCCACCCAGGGCGGCGGCTGGCGCGTGCACTCGCGTGAGGGGCAGGCCTGGGACGCCGCGAGGCTGATCCTGAACGTCCCGGCCCCGCAACTCCTGGCGCTGCTGGCCACCCTGGACCCCGGCAGCCCCGACGCCGTCCCGGCCGTCCTGCACGGCCATGATTCCGGGGAGGCGGCGCGGCAGGCCGGACCGGTCACGTACGACCCCTGCTGGGCGGCCGGCGTGATCCTGCACCAGGACGTGCCCGCCGACTGGCGCGCCCTGCGGCCCGACCATCCGGTCCTGGAATGGATCGCGCGTGAGCACACCAAACGCCCGGACGGCGCGCCCCCCGCGCTGACGCTGCACGCCACGCCCGCATGGACCCGCGCGAACCTGGAACGCACGCCCGAACAGGTGCTGCCGGACCTGCTGGCCGCCGCGCAGGACATCCTCGGGCCGCTGGACGCAGCGCAGGCCTTCGCGCACCGCTGGCGGTACTCCATCCCGGCCGTCACCGCCCCCGGCCCCTGCCACTGGGACGCCGACCTGAACCTGGGCTGGTGCGGCGACTGGTTCACGCCCGACCCGCACGGCCCGCGCGTGGAGAGTGCGCTGCTCAGCGGGTGGGCACTGGCCCGCCGCGTGACCGGCACGGACTGA
- a CDS encoding tellurite resistance TerB family protein, with translation MGFLKNLKDRAQQGLDAAQKGWGQFNNAKFADAAMAASALISAADGRIDPEERRKTAAFIMSSDKLKAFDVSVLAAKYDAHCDTMTRAPDFGKINLLQAVGKVAKDAVEARTVAQVALLIATADGNFDESEQKMARDIIHALKLQPGEFGL, from the coding sequence ATGGGATTCCTGAAGAACCTGAAAGACCGCGCCCAGCAGGGCCTCGACGCCGCCCAGAAAGGCTGGGGGCAGTTCAACAACGCCAAGTTCGCGGACGCCGCCATGGCCGCCAGCGCCCTGATCAGCGCCGCCGACGGCCGCATCGACCCCGAGGAGCGGCGCAAGACGGCCGCGTTCATCATGAGTTCCGACAAACTCAAGGCTTTCGATGTCAGCGTGCTTGCCGCCAAGTACGACGCGCACTGCGACACCATGACCCGCGCCCCGGACTTCGGGAAGATCAACCTGCTTCAGGCGGTCGGGAAGGTCGCCAAGGACGCCGTGGAGGCCCGCACGGTCGCCCAGGTGGCCCTGCTGATCGCCACCGCCGACGGCAACTTCGACGAGAGCGAGCAGAAGATGGCGCGTGACATCATCCACGCCCTGAAGCTGCAACCCGGCGAATTCGGGCTGTAA